The following proteins come from a genomic window of Doryrhamphus excisus isolate RoL2022-K1 chromosome 12, RoL_Dexc_1.0, whole genome shotgun sequence:
- the mc1r gene encoding melanocyte-stimulating hormone receptor: MEFSNSSQDNHFRHHDYFGDIMQDNETNTSSLECLQLQIPQELFLSLGLISLLENILVVLAIIKNRNLHSPMYYFICCLAVSDMLVSVSNVVETIVMLLHDHGLMDVQPGMLRHLDNIIDVMICSSVVSSLSFLSTIAADRYITIFYALRYHSIMTKQRAVTIIAAVWLASITSSIFFIVYHTDNAVIVCLVTFFCSSLVFNAVLYLHMFLLAHMHSRSIAANFPKKRRPSTNMKGGITITILLGVFIVCWGPFFLHLILILTCPTNPFCNCFFRNFNLFLILIICNSLIDPLIYAYRSQELRKTLQELLLCSCFFGV; this comes from the coding sequence ATGGAGTTTTCCAACAGTTCCCAGGATAACCACTTCAGACACCATGACTATTTTGGAGATATTATGCAGGACAATGAGACCAACACAAGCTCTCTAGAGTGCCTCCAGCTGCAGATCCCGCAGGAGCTCTTCCTGTCGCTTGGCCTCATCAGCCTATTGGAGAACATTTTGGTGGTGTTGGCCATCATTAAGAACCGCAACCTACACTCACCCATGTACTACTTCATCTGCTGCCTCGCCGTGTCCGACATGCTGGTGAGCGTTAGCAACGTGGTGGAGACCATCGTCATGCTGCTGCACGACCACGGCTTGATGGACGTGCAACCGGGTATGCTGCGTCACCTGGACAACATTATCGATGTGATGATCTGCAGCTCGGTGGTGTCGTCGCTCTCCTTCCTGAGCACCATCGCGGCTGACCGCTACATCACCATCTTCTACGCACTGCGCTACCACAGCATCATGACCAAACAGCGGGCTGTGACCATCATCGCTGCCGTGTGGCTGGCCAGCATCACTTCCAGCATCTTCTTCATCGTCTACCACACAGACAATGCTGTCATCGTGTGCCTGGTGACCTTCTTCTGTTCCAGCCTGGTCTTCAATGCGGTGCTCTACCTGCACATGTTCCTGCTGGCGCACATGCACTCACGGAGCATCGCCGCCAACTTCCCCAAGAAGCGGCGCCCATCCACTAACATGAAAGGCGGCATCACAATCACCATCCTGCTGGGCGTCTTCATCGTATGCTGGGGACCTTTTTTCCTgcacctcatcctcatcctaACCTGCCCTACCAACCCCTTCTGCAACTGCTTCTTCCGGAACTTTAACCTCTTCCTCATATTAATCATCTGCAATTCGCTCATAGACCCGCTCATCTACGCCTACAGGAGCCAGGAGCTGCGTAAAACACTGCAGGAGCTGCTCCTGTGCTCCTGTTTCTTTGGCGTCTGA